A single window of Cytobacillus dafuensis DNA harbors:
- a CDS encoding enoyl-CoA hydratase/isomerase family protein, whose translation MKPYIVEEYDDGILLFTINRPEKRNAVNYEIMDGLEHALNLANDEKVKVFAITGAGDQAFCSGGDLSAFHSLRTEDEAFEMLSRMSDLLVKLFYLQKPTIALLNGTAVGGGCELASACDFRIARKNVRAGFIQGTLAITTGWGGGTFVTEKLLPANAMKMLMEASLYDAEQLKDLGFVQMITDGDLLESSKHFLDKMLLLEGSVLGAYKMMFINKWEKACLKERVNKEVRRCSELWEDEAHHKQVAKFLGKK comes from the coding sequence ATGAAACCGTACATAGTGGAAGAATATGATGATGGAATATTGTTGTTTACTATTAACAGACCGGAAAAAAGGAATGCGGTAAATTATGAAATTATGGATGGTTTGGAGCATGCACTTAATTTGGCAAATGACGAAAAGGTTAAAGTGTTTGCTATTACAGGTGCGGGAGACCAGGCATTTTGTTCAGGAGGCGATTTATCTGCTTTTCATAGCTTAAGAACGGAAGATGAAGCCTTTGAGATGCTAAGTAGAATGTCCGATTTACTAGTCAAGCTATTCTATTTACAAAAACCAACCATTGCACTACTAAACGGGACGGCCGTTGGTGGTGGTTGTGAGCTAGCTTCTGCTTGTGATTTTCGGATTGCCAGAAAGAATGTGAGAGCAGGGTTTATCCAAGGAACTTTAGCTATTACAACAGGTTGGGGAGGAGGAACTTTTGTAACTGAGAAGCTATTGCCAGCAAATGCTATGAAGATGTTAATGGAAGCATCACTTTATGATGCTGAGCAATTAAAGGATCTAGGATTTGTTCAAATGATTACAGATGGTGATTTACTGGAAAGCAGTAAGCATTTTTTGGATAAAATGCTTCTTTTAGAAGGGAGTGTTTTAGGGGCGTATAAAATGATGTTCATAAATAAATGGGAAAAAGCTTGTCTTAAAGAGAGAGTTAACAAAGAAGTCCGCAGATGCTCTGAATTATGGGAAGATGAAGCACATCACAAGCAGGTTGCAAAATTTTTAGGTAAAAAGTAA
- a CDS encoding RsfA family transcriptional regulator, producing the protein MSSTRQDAWSNDEDLLLAELVLRHIREGGTQLQAFEMVGKKLSRTAAACGFRWNSYVRKQYKSGIELAKKQRKERKYNHQIDNSEEYVESEQPSSTLEVPPVYNDENKKILAFEDLVSYLKVLYDRAEKYGLQSEDITSYENRIQQLEKQLYYLASENEKLIKELNTIEKDYKALIEIMERARKMVGLRNDITQAKV; encoded by the coding sequence ATGTCTTCAACTCGTCAGGATGCTTGGTCTAATGATGAAGATTTGCTGCTTGCTGAATTGGTGCTTCGTCATATTAGAGAAGGGGGAACACAGCTGCAAGCATTTGAAATGGTAGGGAAAAAGCTTTCGAGAACTGCAGCAGCTTGTGGTTTTCGCTGGAATTCATATGTAAGGAAACAATATAAATCAGGCATTGAACTCGCAAAAAAACAGCGAAAAGAAAGAAAATATAATCATCAAATTGATAATTCGGAGGAGTATGTAGAATCAGAACAACCATCCTCCACACTTGAAGTTCCTCCGGTTTATAATGATGAAAATAAAAAAATATTAGCATTTGAAGATCTGGTCAGCTATTTAAAGGTGCTTTACGATAGGGCTGAAAAATATGGTTTGCAAAGCGAAGATATTACATCATATGAAAATCGAATTCAGCAACTCGAAAAGCAATTGTACTATCTTGCATCAGAAAATGAAAAGTTGATAAAAGAATTAAATACGATCGAGAAGGATTATAAAGCATTAATAGAAATAATGGAAAGAGCTAGGAAAATGGTTGGATTGAGAAATGACATTACTCAAGCCAAGGTTTAA
- a CDS encoding YceD family protein, which translates to MKWTLSQLQKNRNKEFLIDEFIDVADIKAIDSTIRDASPMKITGRADIDSAKVTFHLKIIGHLTLPCSRTLVDVNFPINVETTETFLLKSFDFETEEEIHQVKGDLIDLMPVIQEILLLEVPMQVFCEDSSEEGAPQSGNDWEVIQEQDKKDSIDPRLAGLAHFFGQSDPSSDS; encoded by the coding sequence ATGAAATGGACTTTAAGTCAGTTACAAAAAAATCGAAACAAGGAATTTCTCATCGATGAATTTATTGATGTTGCCGATATCAAAGCAATTGATTCGACAATCAGAGATGCTTCACCAATGAAAATTACTGGAAGAGCGGATATTGATTCTGCTAAAGTGACCTTTCATTTAAAAATAATTGGTCATTTAACCCTGCCTTGCTCTCGTACTTTAGTTGACGTAAATTTCCCAATTAATGTAGAAACTACTGAAACTTTTCTCTTAAAGAGTTTCGACTTCGAAACAGAAGAGGAAATTCACCAAGTAAAAGGTGATTTAATTGACCTAATGCCGGTCATTCAGGAAATCCTGCTACTCGAGGTTCCAATGCAAGTGTTCTGCGAAGATAGCAGCGAAGAAGGAGCTCCTCAATCTGGAAATGATTGGGAGGTCATTCAAGAGCAAGATAAAAAGGATTCCATCGATCCTCGTCTTGCCGGACTTGCTCATTTTTTTGGTCAAAGTGATCCTTCTTCCGATTCATAA
- a CDS encoding acyl-CoA carboxylase subunit beta: MTTAHTLVEKLKEKSREIEAGGHQKYHEKLQSQNKLFVRKRLELLFDDGIYEEDGKFANCMEKDLPADGVVTAIGKINGETVCVMANDSTVKAGSWGARTVEKIIRIQETAEKLKVPLLYLVDSAGARITDQLEMFPNRRGAGRIFYNQVKLSGMIPQICLLFGPSAAGGAYIPAFCDIVIMVDKNASMYLGSPRMAEKVIGEKVTLEEMGGARMHCTVSGCGDILALSEEEAIDTARKYLTYFPASFKEKPKKLAVIQPREGRDLEEIIPKNQNAPFDMYECIDTLIDEGSFFEIKKLFAAELITGLARIGGRAVGIIANQPRVKGGVLFVDSADKAAKFIQLCDAFHIPLLFLADVPGFMIGTKVERAGIIRHGAKLIAAMSSATVPKISVVVRKAYGAGLYAMAGPAFEPDCCIALPTAQIAVMGPEAAVNAVYSNKINEIQDPKEKIAFVQEKQKEYSEHIDIYKLASELIVDDIVSPQELRDVLIQRYELYETKELIFSVRKHPVYPV; the protein is encoded by the coding sequence ATGACAACTGCACATACTCTAGTTGAAAAGTTAAAAGAAAAAAGCAGGGAAATTGAAGCTGGCGGACATCAAAAGTATCATGAAAAGCTTCAAAGTCAAAATAAACTTTTTGTGAGAAAAAGATTAGAGCTCCTTTTTGATGACGGTATCTATGAAGAGGATGGTAAATTTGCAAACTGTATGGAGAAAGATCTGCCTGCTGACGGTGTTGTCACAGCCATTGGGAAAATAAATGGAGAAACGGTCTGTGTCATGGCGAATGATTCTACTGTTAAAGCTGGATCTTGGGGAGCGAGAACAGTTGAAAAAATTATTCGTATTCAAGAAACAGCTGAAAAACTAAAAGTACCATTATTGTATTTAGTTGATTCTGCAGGTGCGAGAATTACAGATCAGCTTGAAATGTTTCCGAATAGAAGAGGAGCGGGAAGAATTTTCTATAATCAAGTTAAGCTATCTGGAATGATACCACAAATCTGTTTGTTATTTGGTCCTTCCGCTGCTGGTGGAGCATATATTCCAGCTTTTTGTGATATTGTCATTATGGTTGATAAAAATGCATCTATGTATTTAGGTTCACCACGAATGGCAGAGAAGGTAATTGGTGAAAAAGTAACATTGGAGGAAATGGGCGGTGCCCGAATGCATTGTACGGTGAGTGGCTGTGGGGATATTCTTGCATTAAGTGAAGAGGAAGCCATCGATACAGCGAGAAAATATCTTACGTATTTCCCTGCTAGCTTTAAGGAGAAACCAAAGAAACTTGCGGTAATACAGCCGAGAGAAGGTCGGGATTTAGAGGAAATCATTCCTAAAAATCAAAATGCCCCATTTGATATGTATGAATGTATAGATACATTAATTGATGAAGGCAGCTTCTTTGAAATAAAAAAACTATTTGCTGCAGAATTAATAACTGGACTTGCGAGAATTGGAGGAAGAGCAGTAGGTATTATTGCGAATCAGCCAAGAGTAAAAGGCGGGGTATTATTTGTGGATTCTGCTGACAAAGCAGCAAAGTTTATTCAGCTTTGTGATGCTTTCCATATTCCGTTATTATTCCTTGCCGATGTTCCTGGCTTTATGATTGGTACAAAGGTAGAGAGGGCTGGAATCATTCGACATGGAGCAAAGTTGATAGCCGCTATGAGCTCAGCAACTGTTCCAAAAATTTCAGTAGTCGTTAGAAAAGCTTATGGTGCTGGACTTTATGCGATGGCAGGTCCTGCATTTGAACCTGATTGCTGTATTGCTCTTCCAACGGCTCAAATCGCTGTTATGGGACCGGAAGCGGCAGTAAATGCGGTTTATTCGAATAAAATAAATGAAATCCAGGATCCGAAAGAGAAAATCGCATTCGTACAGGAAAAACAGAAAGAATACAGTGAGCATATTGATATATACAAACTGGCATCTGAGCTAATTGTTGATGATATCGTGTCACCTCAAGAATTAAGAGATGTCCTTATTCAAAGATATGAATTATATGAGACGAAGGAATTAATCTTTAGTGTTCGTAAACATCCAGTATACCCAGTTTAA
- the rpmF gene encoding 50S ribosomal protein L32 yields MAVPFRRTSKTAKRKRRTHFKLQVPGMVGCPNCGEMKLAHRVCKACGTYKGKEVVNN; encoded by the coding sequence ATGGCTGTACCTTTTAGAAGAACTTCTAAAACTGCGAAAAGAAAGCGTCGTACCCATTTTAAATTACAGGTTCCAGGTATGGTAGGTTGCCCTAACTGTGGTGAAATGAAACTTGCTCACCGCGTATGTAAGGCTTGCGGAACATACAAAGGAAAAGAAGTTGTTAACAACTAA
- the ylbJ gene encoding sporulation integral membrane protein YlbJ — protein MFRSKLKTIILALSVTMMAIALISFPQESVDASIRGLNMWWEIVFPSLLPFFIVSEMLIGFGVVRFIGVLLEPLMRPLFRVPGVGGFVWAMGMASGYPAGAKLTARLRQENQITKTEAERLVSFTNCSNPLFIFGAVSVGFFNNAKLGIILALAHYLGNFTVGLTMRFYGQNKGTINQGKKRTPSFKQALSVLHRTRINDNRPIGKLLGDAVMSSIRTLLMIGGFIILFSVINKLLFHLGITAFLASGLEVILLAFHLPVELSTPFISGIFEITLGSQMTSQVQEATLMQQAVITSFILAFSGFSVQAQVASILAQTDIDFKPFFIARIFHGLFAAIYTAILWNPVFERFYNSEQPSKAIPVSLIGEDSWLQKWFAVLTEIGPLITIFALLAYTILLARKDSKY, from the coding sequence GTGTTTCGTTCCAAATTAAAAACAATCATTCTTGCACTTTCCGTTACGATGATGGCTATTGCACTCATATCTTTTCCTCAAGAGTCAGTTGATGCTTCAATTAGAGGTTTAAATATGTGGTGGGAAATTGTATTTCCTTCCCTGCTACCTTTTTTCATCGTTTCAGAAATGCTAATTGGATTCGGAGTAGTAAGGTTTATAGGTGTTCTTCTCGAACCACTTATGCGCCCTTTATTCAGAGTTCCAGGAGTAGGAGGATTTGTCTGGGCCATGGGGATGGCATCTGGATACCCAGCAGGTGCAAAATTAACAGCAAGACTAAGACAAGAAAACCAAATAACAAAAACGGAAGCTGAACGCTTGGTTTCCTTTACAAATTGCTCTAATCCATTATTCATTTTTGGAGCTGTTTCTGTTGGCTTCTTTAATAATGCTAAACTAGGAATTATTCTTGCATTAGCTCATTATCTTGGCAATTTTACCGTAGGACTTACAATGAGATTTTATGGACAAAACAAAGGAACTATTAATCAAGGAAAAAAAAGAACACCATCTTTTAAACAAGCATTGTCAGTTCTCCACCGTACAAGAATTAATGATAATCGTCCAATTGGAAAACTGCTTGGCGATGCGGTTATGTCTTCCATTCGAACATTGCTTATGATTGGAGGATTTATTATTCTATTTTCTGTTATAAATAAATTATTATTTCACCTCGGAATTACTGCTTTTTTAGCGAGTGGATTAGAAGTTATATTATTAGCTTTTCACTTACCTGTTGAATTAAGCACCCCCTTTATTTCGGGAATTTTCGAAATAACACTTGGCAGTCAAATGACTAGCCAAGTTCAAGAAGCCACATTAATGCAGCAAGCAGTCATTACTAGTTTCATATTAGCTTTCAGTGGGTTTAGTGTTCAAGCGCAAGTAGCAAGTATACTTGCCCAAACAGATATTGATTTTAAACCATTCTTTATTGCTAGAATCTTTCATGGTTTATTTGCAGCAATCTATACAGCTATCCTCTGGAATCCAGTTTTCGAGCGTTTTTATAATTCTGAGCAGCCATCTAAGGCGATCCCTGTTTCCTTAATAGGTGAAGATTCTTGGCTGCAAAAATGGTTTGCTGTCTTGACCGAGATTGGTCCTCTTATTACAATTTTTGCATTATTAGCCTATACCATTTTACTTGCCAGGAAAGATAGCAAGTACTAA
- a CDS encoding patatin-like phospholipase family protein — protein MQRPRIGLALGSGGARGFAHLGVIRILKEEGIPIDLIAGSSMGAMVGCFYGAGLNIDRLYKLSKAFKRKYYLDFTIPKMGFIAGKRVKELIRVFTHGKTLEQLELPVSVVATDLMTGEKVVFTKGSIADAVRASISIPGIFVPEKLNGRLLVDGGVVDRVPVSVVKEMGADIIIAVDVSHVKINTDITTIYDVIMQSLDIMQMELVSHREIESDIMVRPRVEMYSSRAFTNIEDIIRIGEEETRKHIDKIKELMNEWKEFPN, from the coding sequence TTGCAGCGGCCGAGAATAGGATTGGCACTCGGATCAGGTGGAGCTCGCGGCTTCGCTCATTTAGGGGTTATTAGGATATTGAAAGAAGAAGGAATTCCAATTGATTTAATCGCTGGCAGCAGTATGGGGGCAATGGTCGGCTGTTTTTATGGAGCAGGTCTTAATATTGATCGTCTTTATAAATTGTCAAAGGCTTTTAAACGTAAGTATTATCTAGATTTTACCATACCCAAAATGGGCTTTATTGCAGGAAAAAGGGTAAAGGAGCTCATTCGAGTATTTACTCATGGAAAGACACTGGAACAATTGGAACTACCCGTAAGTGTTGTTGCGACAGATTTAATGACAGGAGAAAAGGTAGTATTTACGAAGGGGTCGATTGCAGATGCGGTAAGAGCAAGCATTTCCATTCCTGGCATTTTTGTTCCTGAAAAGCTAAATGGCCGTCTTCTAGTTGACGGGGGAGTTGTAGATCGAGTTCCTGTATCTGTTGTAAAGGAGATGGGGGCAGATATTATCATTGCTGTAGATGTTTCCCATGTAAAAATAAATACAGACATTACCACTATTTATGATGTAATCATGCAAAGTCTCGACATCATGCAAATGGAATTAGTTTCACATAGGGAAATAGAGTCTGATATAATGGTGAGACCAAGAGTAGAAATGTATAGTTCAAGAGCATTTACAAATATTGAAGATATTATTCGAATTGGAGAAGAGGAAACTCGCAAGCATATTGATAAAATAAAAGAACTTATGAATGAATGGAAGGAGTTTCCTAATTAA
- a CDS encoding nucleotidyltransferase: MNAVGVIVEYNPFHNGHAFHLHVAKEQANADIVIAAMSGNFLQRGEPALVSKWKRTEMALKAGADIVFELPYIFATQQADSFASGAVSILEAAGCNSLCFGSESGNIDSFYQTIGFLKNNNELFQQKVKYHIAQGNSYPRATALAFHDLTPNEDMLDLSKPNNILGYQYILSVQKQQASINVFTVSRKNADYHDAYFSSETIASATSIRKALFSENGDIFSVRQYMPETSYNSLLEYKEEYGHFHDWEQYFPLLKFRLVQTTPAQLKNIYEVEEGLENRLISTALESYTFKQFMEKLKTKRYTWTRLQRACVHILTNTTKNEMDRKVEKASYLRLLGMTTKGRVYLNKHKSQLSLPLISKLSLQQNEQIMLDIRASRIYALGTRKNQQRLLEMEFKQPPLILN; the protein is encoded by the coding sequence ATGAATGCTGTTGGCGTAATCGTAGAATATAATCCTTTCCATAATGGGCATGCCTTTCATCTACATGTAGCAAAAGAACAAGCAAATGCAGATATTGTTATTGCGGCAATGAGCGGCAATTTCCTACAGCGCGGTGAGCCAGCTTTAGTATCAAAATGGAAACGAACTGAAATGGCTTTAAAAGCTGGCGCAGATATCGTATTTGAACTACCGTATATTTTTGCTACACAACAGGCTGATTCATTTGCAAGTGGTGCTGTATCCATTCTAGAAGCAGCTGGATGCAATTCCTTATGCTTTGGCAGTGAATCAGGAAATATTGACAGCTTCTATCAAACCATTGGTTTTCTCAAAAATAATAACGAACTTTTTCAACAAAAAGTGAAATACCATATTGCTCAAGGCAATAGTTATCCAAGAGCAACAGCTCTAGCCTTTCATGATCTTACGCCTAATGAAGACATGCTTGATTTGTCTAAGCCAAATAATATTTTAGGTTACCAATACATACTATCTGTACAAAAACAACAGGCTTCTATTAATGTTTTTACTGTATCAAGAAAAAATGCTGATTACCATGATGCTTATTTTTCATCCGAGACGATTGCGAGTGCAACAAGCATTAGAAAAGCGTTATTCTCTGAAAATGGGGATATTTTTTCCGTTAGACAGTATATGCCTGAGACATCATATAATAGCTTGCTTGAGTATAAAGAAGAATATGGTCACTTCCATGACTGGGAGCAGTACTTTCCTTTATTAAAATTTCGGTTAGTTCAGACAACACCAGCTCAGCTAAAAAACATTTACGAAGTTGAAGAAGGACTAGAGAATCGACTGATCTCAACAGCTTTAGAGTCTTATACCTTCAAACAATTTATGGAAAAACTAAAAACAAAACGCTATACTTGGACAAGATTACAAAGGGCATGTGTTCACATATTAACGAATACTACTAAAAATGAAATGGATAGGAAAGTTGAAAAAGCATCCTATTTAAGATTATTGGGAATGACAACTAAAGGCAGAGTGTATTTAAACAAACATAAATCGCAACTAAGCCTACCATTAATTTCAAAGCTTTCCCTACAGCAAAATGAGCAGATCATGCTTGATATTAGAGCATCTAGAATATACGCATTAGGTACAAGAAAAAATCAACAACGCTTGCTTGAAATGGAATTCAAGCAGCCGCCTCTCATTTTAAATTAA
- a CDS encoding N-acetyltransferase, giving the protein MDYKVEKLIVNYKTLEEFKKFKEYGLQELSMFEDLEANIIENDSKSPFYGIYFGDKLVARMSLYQVEKKFDRYFDPSQDYLELWKLEVIPDYQNKGYGNALVEFAKSFGLPIKTNPRVKSAGFWLKKGFSSVHYDMERDRGENPLVWIPEGVKEQSY; this is encoded by the coding sequence ATGGACTATAAAGTGGAAAAGTTAATTGTAAATTACAAAACACTGGAAGAATTTAAAAAGTTCAAAGAATACGGTTTACAAGAGCTATCAATGTTCGAAGACCTAGAAGCCAATATAATCGAAAACGATAGTAAGTCCCCCTTTTACGGAATTTACTTTGGAGATAAATTAGTTGCAAGAATGAGTCTTTATCAAGTGGAAAAAAAATTTGACAGATATTTCGATCCTTCCCAAGATTATTTAGAGTTATGGAAGCTTGAGGTTATTCCTGATTATCAGAATAAAGGCTACGGAAATGCGCTCGTTGAATTTGCAAAAAGTTTCGGTCTTCCTATAAAGACAAATCCAAGAGTAAAATCAGCTGGTTTTTGGCTTAAAAAGGGCTTCTCCTCCGTTCATTATGATATGGAACGTGACAGGGGTGAAAATCCGCTTGTTTGGATTCCTGAAGGCGTTAAGGAACAGTCGTATTAG
- a CDS encoding biotin/lipoyl-containing protein, whose protein sequence is MKEIISSMAGTVLNVMVEAGDEVTAGQEVCMLESMKMEIPVESQDAGKVVDIKVNIGDFVNEGDVLVVLE, encoded by the coding sequence ATGAAAGAAATTATATCATCAATGGCAGGAACTGTATTAAATGTAATGGTTGAAGCGGGAGATGAAGTTACTGCAGGTCAAGAGGTTTGTATGTTGGAGTCGATGAAAATGGAAATACCTGTGGAAAGTCAAGATGCAGGTAAAGTGGTGGATATTAAAGTAAATATTGGAGATTTTGTAAATGAAGGTGACGTACTAGTAGTACTTGAATAG
- a CDS encoding SepM family pheromone-processing serine protease: protein MKKKYFLRSFVIAAIILMLSSFYYLPYYVSKPGMAKELEPIIQVENGHEEEGSFMLTTVRMGKANIYSYAIAKLSKYQEIFPIEAIRREEETEEEYNVRQLHLMATSKQAAIETAYKKAGIPIKYDYNGIFVLNVFPNMPADGKLKAGDRIFKVDGKEFESSEQFITYISGKNEGDEVVFTIERLKEIKEVKISLTKIPETGKIGVGIALVDDKEIEVTPNVTINTEEIGGPSAGFMFSLEIYNQLVKEDLTRGYQIAGTGTIDSNGNIGKIGGIEQKIVAADKAGAEIFFAPNENGANDSNYQAAVKTAEDIKTNMKIVPVDTFDEAIEYLQELKTK, encoded by the coding sequence ATGAAAAAGAAATATTTTTTACGTTCCTTTGTAATTGCAGCAATTATCCTAATGTTAAGCTCCTTCTACTATTTGCCATACTACGTATCAAAACCTGGAATGGCTAAAGAGCTTGAACCGATTATACAGGTTGAGAATGGACATGAAGAAGAAGGCAGTTTTATGCTAACGACAGTGAGAATGGGAAAGGCGAATATTTATTCATATGCAATAGCAAAGCTAAGTAAATATCAGGAAATTTTCCCTATAGAAGCAATTAGAAGAGAGGAAGAAACGGAAGAGGAATATAATGTCCGCCAGCTGCATTTAATGGCTACCTCTAAGCAAGCTGCTATCGAAACAGCTTATAAAAAAGCAGGAATTCCAATTAAATACGATTATAATGGGATTTTTGTTTTAAATGTATTCCCGAATATGCCTGCTGATGGAAAGCTAAAAGCTGGAGATCGAATTTTTAAAGTTGATGGAAAGGAATTCGAATCTTCGGAGCAATTTATTACATATATTTCTGGGAAAAATGAAGGCGATGAAGTTGTATTTACGATAGAACGACTTAAAGAAATTAAAGAAGTTAAAATTTCTTTAACAAAGATTCCGGAAACCGGAAAAATAGGTGTTGGAATTGCATTAGTTGACGATAAAGAAATTGAGGTTACACCGAATGTAACAATTAATACTGAAGAAATTGGCGGTCCATCTGCAGGTTTTATGTTCTCATTAGAAATATATAATCAACTAGTTAAAGAAGATTTAACTAGAGGCTATCAAATTGCTGGAACTGGAACAATTGATTCGAATGGGAATATAGGGAAAATTGGTGGAATAGAACAAAAAATTGTTGCAGCCGATAAAGCGGGTGCTGAAATCTTTTTTGCTCCAAATGAAAATGGAGCTAATGATTCAAACTATCAAGCTGCAGTAAAAACGGCGGAAGATATAAAGACAAATATGAAAATTGTACCGGTAGATACATTTGATGAAGCAATTGAATATTTGCAAGAGTTAAAAACAAAATAG
- a CDS encoding acetyl-CoA carboxylase biotin carboxylase subunit → MQKILIANRGEIALRIINTCHEMGIETVAVYSEADKDSLFVKKATYAFCIGEAPVNKSYLKTDVILEIAKKEAVDGIHPGYGFNSENADFARAVKKAGIIFIGPDPETIELMGDKIVSRRTMMAAGVPVVPGSEDGTSTIEEASKLAESMGYPVMLKASGGGGGIGMVRCENEQALAKSFESTKARAKAYFGSDEVFVEKYIENARHVEVQIFGDHHGQIVHLFERDCSIQRRHQKVVEESPSPFLSENGKRKMYDTALQAAAAVNYKNAGTIEFIVDEKENFYFLEMNTRLQVEHPVTEQITGLDLVKWQILVAQDEKLPLLQTDIKSSGHSIEFRLYAEDPISFLPSPGKIELFEWNSFHGVRVDPGYESGSIVTPFYDPMIAKCIIHGETRNDAIVKASEFFNELKIEGIKTNAPLFYEILKDPEFQKGNYSTSFLTQKSFIAD, encoded by the coding sequence GTGCAGAAAATATTAATTGCAAATAGGGGAGAAATTGCTTTAAGGATCATAAATACTTGCCATGAAATGGGAATAGAAACAGTCGCTGTATATTCTGAAGCAGATAAGGATTCACTTTTTGTTAAAAAGGCGACTTACGCATTTTGTATCGGAGAAGCGCCTGTAAATAAATCTTATTTAAAAACAGATGTGATTCTTGAAATCGCTAAAAAAGAAGCGGTAGATGGCATCCATCCTGGTTATGGTTTTAATTCTGAAAATGCAGATTTCGCAAGGGCAGTGAAGAAAGCAGGAATCATATTTATTGGTCCTGATCCTGAAACAATTGAATTAATGGGGGATAAAATTGTTTCAAGGAGAACAATGATGGCTGCTGGTGTTCCTGTAGTACCTGGAAGTGAAGATGGTACATCTACTATTGAAGAGGCAAGTAAACTTGCAGAGTCGATGGGATACCCTGTAATGCTGAAAGCGAGTGGTGGAGGTGGAGGGATTGGAATGGTGCGCTGCGAAAATGAGCAAGCGCTCGCCAAATCCTTTGAATCTACAAAAGCCCGTGCTAAAGCCTATTTTGGTTCTGATGAAGTTTTTGTTGAGAAATATATCGAAAACGCTAGACATGTTGAGGTTCAAATTTTTGGAGATCATCATGGCCAGATCGTTCATTTGTTTGAAAGAGACTGCTCAATACAAAGACGGCACCAAAAGGTGGTTGAAGAATCTCCTTCCCCATTCCTGTCAGAGAATGGGAAGCGAAAAATGTATGATACAGCTCTTCAGGCAGCTGCAGCTGTTAACTATAAAAATGCAGGAACGATTGAATTCATTGTAGATGAAAAGGAGAACTTCTACTTTTTAGAAATGAATACTAGGCTTCAAGTAGAGCATCCAGTTACAGAACAAATTACTGGACTTGACCTTGTTAAATGGCAAATTCTTGTGGCCCAAGATGAAAAACTACCGCTGCTTCAAACAGATATTAAAAGCTCAGGTCATTCAATCGAATTTAGATTGTATGCAGAAGATCCAATAAGCTTTCTACCTTCACCAGGGAAAATTGAATTGTTTGAATGGAATAGCTTCCATGGGGTACGTGTAGATCCTGGGTATGAGTCAGGCTCCATTGTGACACCTTTTTATGACCCGATGATTGCAAAATGTATTATACACGGAGAAACAAGGAATGATGCAATCGTGAAGGCAAGTGAATTTTTCAACGAGCTAAAAATTGAAGGAATAAAAACAAATGCACCACTTTTTTATGAAATCTTGAAGGACCCTGAATTTCAAAAAGGTAATTATTCCACTAGCTTCTTAACACAAAAATCTTTTATCGCAGATTAA